In a genomic window of beta proteobacterium MWH-UniP1:
- a CDS encoding TRAP transporter large permease, whose product MIGGLLFTLFVVLMLAGVPIGVALGIGAAVAIGLANVDTATFGLLAVPQNFYASLTKYPLLALPMFVLVGSIFDRSGVAQRLVNLAIALVGRGPGMLPVVAIAVAMFLGGISGSGPANAAAVGGVMIAAMARAGYPAAFSGSVIGAAASTDILIPPSIALIVYSILVPSASVPALFAAGMIPGVLVGLALMIPAFWLSRRHQFGAHEAKEPRPPLLKSLQEASWGLAAPVLILGGMRLGWFTPTEAAAVAVGYGLFVGMVIHRTIGVRDLGLIFREAAELSAVILMIIGLASIFAYSLSTLSIIDPIAKAILSSGIGSAAALACIVLLLLIVGMFLDGVSIFLIFVPLLTPFLLAFGWDPVWFGILMTMMVAVGQFTPPMAVNLMVSCKMAKVSIDQTFPWVWWFVIAVLIAVAAVIVFPDLALWLPRSMGY is encoded by the coding sequence ATGATCGGCGGGCTCTTGTTCACACTGTTTGTGGTGCTAATGCTGGCGGGCGTGCCCATCGGCGTGGCCCTGGGCATTGGCGCGGCCGTGGCGATCGGCCTGGCCAATGTGGACACCGCCACGTTCGGTTTGTTGGCGGTGCCACAGAATTTTTATGCCTCGCTGACCAAATACCCCTTACTGGCGCTGCCCATGTTCGTGCTGGTGGGATCAATCTTTGACCGCTCCGGTGTTGCGCAACGCCTAGTTAACCTCGCGATCGCACTGGTCGGCCGTGGGCCCGGCATGTTGCCGGTGGTGGCCATTGCAGTGGCCATGTTCCTGGGCGGCATTTCGGGATCTGGCCCAGCCAATGCTGCGGCAGTGGGCGGTGTCATGATCGCGGCGATGGCGCGGGCGGGCTATCCCGCCGCATTTTCTGGCTCAGTAATCGGCGCAGCAGCTTCAACCGATATTTTGATTCCGCCATCCATCGCGCTGATTGTGTACAGCATTCTCGTGCCGAGTGCTTCGGTCCCCGCACTTTTTGCAGCAGGCATGATCCCCGGCGTGCTCGTGGGGCTTGCACTGATGATCCCTGCTTTTTGGTTATCGCGCCGACACCAATTCGGTGCCCATGAGGCCAAAGAACCAAGGCCACCTCTACTCAAAAGCCTACAAGAGGCCTCTTGGGGATTGGCTGCACCTGTATTAATTCTGGGGGGCATGCGACTGGGGTGGTTCACCCCCACAGAGGCCGCTGCCGTTGCCGTGGGCTACGGACTGTTTGTGGGGATGGTGATTCACCGCACCATTGGCGTGCGCGATCTTGGATTGATCTTTCGCGAAGCAGCAGAGTTGTCGGCCGTGATTCTGATGATCATTGGCTTGGCATCCATTTTTGCGTATTCACTCTCAACCCTGTCGATCATTGACCCAATCGCCAAGGCCATTCTCTCGAGCGGAATCGGCAGCGCGGCGGCCTTGGCCTGCATTGTGTTGCTGCTCTTGATCGTTGGCATGTTCTTAGATGGCGTATCCATCTTCCTGATTTTTGTGCCGCTACTCACGCCGTTTCTTCTGGCCTTTGGCTGGGATCCGGTCTGGTTTGGTATTCTCATGACCATGATGGTGGCGGTTGGCCAGTTCACACCGCCAATGGCCGTCAATCTGATGGTGTCTTGCAAGATGGCCAAGGTTTCCATCGACCAAACATTTCCGTGGGTTTGGTGGTTCGTCATCGCCGTATTGATTGCGGTGGCCGCCGTCATCGTGTTTCCAGACTTGGCGCTCTGGCTGCCCAGATCAATGGGCTACTAA